TTAATTCTTTGGAGACTAATTTTCCACTACCGCCCGTTAGGTGTTCATCCAATAAACTGAGTTCATCGAGTAACATATCATCAGGGATAACCGATGCGCGGATGTGGTACGGTTCAGAAAAAAATAGGGATTTTTTTCCGCGTTTTAAAACTGTATAATCGATTTCGTGGACTTTACGGCCTAGGTGACTCGAAGCAATTGCCAGACACTCTTCGATGGTATCGGCAATGACTTCCACTTGTTCTTTTTCCTTACGATCGAACTCTTTCAGTTCCTCTGTAAGAAATTCCGTGAGAGACATCTTCTATTACCTTTTTTGGATCGCTGATTTGACTTTGGAAAGTTTACTACGGAGTCTTGCGACTGCTTTGGTATGAAGTTGAGAAATTCTAGACTCAGTCACTTCCAAAACTTCTCCAATCTCTTTTAAGGTTAAGTCTTCATAATAGTAAAGTACGATGACTTTTTTCTCTTTTTCAGGAAGGGATTGGATGGCTTCGACAATTACGTTTTTGATTTCTTCTTTTTCGATGATATTGTCTGGGTTCATATTCATCGGAGACTCTAAAGTTTCCATAAAGGAAACTTCATCGTTCTCATCTCCGAGAAACCAAATATCATTTAAAGAAACAAGAGAGGTTCCAGAGAGTTTGGCAAGGAGAGAATTGTACTCTTCCATCGACACACCAAGTTCTTTGGCGATCTCTTCGTCATCGACTTTTTTACCCTCTTTGTTTTCGAGCATGGCAATGATGTTTTCGAGTTGTTTTGCTTTTTGGCGGATGGAACGAGGGATCCAGTCCACACTTCTGAGCTCATCAAAAATGGAACCACGGATACGGGTCATCGCATAGGTTTTGAATTTAATTTCTCGAGAAGGGTCAAACTTCTCAATTGCATCTAACAGACCAAAGACGCCATAACTGACGAGGTCTTCGAATTCCACATTTTGTGGCATTCCGATCGCAATCCGCCCAGCCACGTGTTTGACGAGAGGTGAATATTTTTCAACAAGGTAACTTCGGATTTCCGCGTCTTTTTTGACACGGTATTGTTTCCAAAGATCTGTCTCATCAAACTGATTGTATTTGTCTAGCAATCTTGACATTGGGAACCGGGGTACGGAATCTCTTTACTTTATAGAAAAAATCGTAAAGAAACAAAAATTACAAGAGGATTTTTTCTTATGTCCTCTAAAAACCGTAATTTTTCAGCCCTCTTGCGGGTCATCCTTGGCCATCATGGTGCGAATTGCCTCTGCCATGAGTTTTGGCTCGTTTTTGATCGCAATTTTGTCCACGATGATATGGTCTCCAAACTTTCCTGATTTTGCCATAGCGAGTTTGGCATCCATTGCCCCATCACCCACAGGTTGCACACCAAAGTCATCTGAAGACCCGCTTGCTGCGGAAGATGGTTCCATTCCCCCATGTTCGTGGTCGAAGTCATCTGCATGGTCTCCGCCCCCAAACCCACCAATGGAAAAGGTAGATAAAAACTCTAAAAATTCAGGGACTTTTTTTTGTAAGACACTAAAAATGCCAAAGCCAAGTCCACCAAACGCAAATGTAGAAATAAGAGAGACAAAGAAGATATAACCGATTCGATTTCCAACTAAAAACCCACAAACGGAACTGATGATGGCTCCAAGGATTGCAAATCCCAGTACAAACCCGACGAGCATTTAGTTGTCTTCCTCCATTCTCGATTCCATTTCTTTTTCTTTGAAGTCAACAAAGCTAAAGAACTTCTTAAAAAATCCAGTGAGGCCTTCTTCATCATCATAACCACCTTCTGTTTGTAAGAGGGTATGTGTGACACGTGTGAGGCAAGCTGCTGCTTTGGAACGAGGAGCTCCTATGATAAATGGTTTTTGTTCGCGAATGGATTTTTCTACTTCTTCATCTTGGAAAATAAAACCTAAGTTTTCCACTTGGACTTCCAAAAACTGTCCAGAGATATCAATGACTCGGTCAGCCACTTTTTTTCCTTCGATGGCAGAACGCACTCGGTTCACAATGATTTTGAGGTTTTTGTCTTTGGATTGGGAGACAATGGATTTGATGAGGCCATAGGAGTCAGTAATCGATGTTGGTTCTGGGGTTGTCACCACCACCACTTCATCTGCTGGCATCACAAGCCCAATGACGTTTGCCGAGATCCCAGCCCCAGTATCAATGATCATCACATCATAACGATCGAGTTCGGCAAAACCTTTGATGAGGTTGTTTCTTTGGGTTTCATTCAGGTTGGCTAGTTGTGAGTACCCAGATGCCCCTGCAATGATATCCACACCTTCGGGAGTGGAGATCACGATGTCTTTTAAGGACTTATGGCCTTTGACAACATGGTATAAATTGTATTTTGGAATGATACCGAGTAGGACGTTTACATTGGCAAGACCCAAGTCACCATCAAAGATTAATACTTTGAGTCCAGTTTTGGCGATGGAGATGGCTAAATTGACAGAGACTGTACTTTTACCCACTCCCCCCTTTCCAGAGGCAACCGCAATGATTTTGGTTTTTTTAGCGGCGTCCTGGGGTTGAACGAGTTTTAATCCAGTACCAGTTTCTGTTAACTTTCTAAGATTTGCTGCTTGGTCCATCGTTACCCCTAGGTATCAGGATAACGAGGCACCCTTACACAGTCTTCTCGAAGACTTCGCCCGCTATCCCTTTCAATTTTTCAGGAAAAATTACACATTCGGCAAGGATTTTTTTGGTGGCATTTAGGATATCAAATGGAACATCCTGGCCAACACTTAAGAATGCGAATTCCCTGTGAATAGTATCGGCTAATTCTACTACAGAACCTAAAAATTCTGCTTCATCGAGCTTAGTTAATAAAATTCTTTTATAACCTACCGACTCATACGCGTTTGTTACCGCAAGAGCATTGTCTTTGGAAACCGTAGAGGAAAGTACCAAGATGGTTTCAATATGATCCTTTTCCCCAAAAACTTGGTAGAATTCCTGAAGTTTTTCGAGGTTTTCCGATTTGCGATGGGAGTATCCAGCAGTATCGACTAAGATAAGTTCGGATCCATCTCGAAGGATGGCCTCCTTCCATTTGCGCAAGTCTTTGGCCGCATAAAACGGAAGGCCCATCGCATCTGCATAAAACTTCAATTGGTCAATGGCGGCGATGCGGTAATTGTCAGTCGTATACAGAGAAACTTTTTTCCCCATATGCAAACTGTATTTAGCAGCTAACTTTGCAATCGAAGTTGTTTTCCCTGACCCTGTAGGTCCTACAAAAAAAACAACCTTCCGTTTGCCACGAGGGGTTCCACTAAAAAGATCAGAATCTACTTGGATCCTTTCCTCTAAATAAGTCACTGCTTTGTCTGTGACATTCGCATAACGACTTAAGTCCACTGCAGAAAGACGCGATGTTAGAGTAACGGCCATTTCTTCTAAGTATGATTGAGAAAAACCTTCACGTAACAGACGATCAACGAGTTTTTGGATATGAGGGTGTCTTTCCTTTGTTTGGGGAACTGTTTCCGTTTTTGGTTCGAGGAATGATTCCTTTGCTTCTGCTAAAGACAAACCAACAGGTCTTTCTTCATACGACTCGATTTCATAAATGGTTTGGCTTTGTCTTCGTTTGCGTTCTGAAAAAGGGCGAACGGATTCTATATTTTTTTTACGAGAGTTGTAAGTTAGGTTTGTGTTTTGCGAAGAGGAAGAACCAACACCCACGCCCACAAGTCCAGATTCAGGGAGGGATTCTGTTCTTTGTTTTTGTTTGATGAGTTCTTTTAGGTCTTTGAGTTTTCGTTCGATTCGTTCTTTCGAATTTTGTTTTTCAGGCACACCCACATCGATTTCATACATACGTTGAGCCATAAGGCCAGTTCCAAAAAGACCACCTTCTGTGATCACTCGTTGGTCATACAAATGGGCCTCTGGACCATATTTCATCTTCATCTGCATGATGCAGTCTTGTAAGTCTTTGCCTCGGATTTTCACAAAATCCATAGAATCTCCCCCAAACCTGGGAAAAATATGAATGGTACCCTCAATTTGGAAAGTCTTTTTTATGAGACATAATAAAATTGACCAATTCGGATCCGTTTTTACCCATTTCCTAGATACAGGTTCAGATTCCGTTTCCCTTTCCCTTTTGTTCCCTCATTCTGGCTAAAAACAGAACCTTACCTATGGATCCAAACAAAGAAAAAGTCGGAATTGAAATGAAGGATGGAGTTCCCGTATCTCTTTCGTTTGATGATGTTTATTTTTCCAAAGAAGGTGGTTGGGAAGAATCCCGTTATGTATTTGTGGAAGGGAACCAAATCCCAAGTAGATTATCGGCAAACGAAACCGAGGTTGTCTCCATTGGAGAATTAGGGTTTGGTACGGGACTCAATTTATTTGTGACCTTAGATCTTTGGTTAGGTGCAGAGAACCCAACTTCCCTAGAGTATTTCAGTTTAGAAGGATTCCCTTTACCGAAAGAAACTTTACTCGCACTGAATTTTTCCTTTCCCAACAAACCTTTATGGACAGAAACATTACTCAAGTCCTATGAAGAACAATTCCAAAAATGGGAAATGAACCCAAGTGAGAAGGAATGGAAGACAGATTTCCTTCATCCAAAGGCGAAGGCTATGTTCCACGTCCATTTGTACTTTGGTGATGTGAGTGAATGTTTAAATGAATTTCCAACCATCGATTTTTGGTATTTGGATGGTTTTTCGCCAAGTAAAAATCCAAAGATGTGGTCCGAGGACACGTTATCAAAATTACGTAGTCATTCTAAAACGGGAACTCGATTTGCTACTTTCACAGCAGCTGGGTTCATCCGCAGGAATTTGGAAGGTTTGGGGTTTATGGTCCAAAAACAAAAAGGATTTGGGAAAAAAAGAGAAATGCTAACAGGAATTTTACGCTAATCCTTGTGAACCCATCTCAATCTAAAACAGCATTAGTTGTAGGAGCAGGTATCGCTGGTGCTAGTGTATGTTATGCACTTTCCAAACAAAACATCAAAACAATTTTATTAGAACAAGAATCCAGTGCCGCAAAAAAAGCAAGTGGTAACCCAATCGGAGTTGTGTATCCCTTCCTCACCAAACACAAAACTCCTGAGTCTGAATTTTCTCTACTTGCATTTCAGTATTTTTTAGAACTTTGGGAATCTTTGGAATTGGGGCAACGAGTACCACATGTAGATGGAATCCATTTTTTACTCGATTCCAATTCAGCATACGACCGTTATTCGCACTCTTTACTTTCCCATTGTATTCCAGAAACGTTGGCATGCCTTTCCAAAGAACCAAATTCAAATTTAGATGCATTACTATTTCCAAAAGGGAAGGCGGTTTCTCCCGTTTTACTCACGAAAGAACTCATTCGAATTGCAAATCCTTTGGAATCCTATCATACAAAACTCCTATCTTGGGAAATGAGTGATGCGAGCGGAAACCTCATTTGTCATACAGAAAAGGAAATCCTAAATGTTGATTATTTATTCTTAACACAAGGTTACCAATTTTTTACTGATCCAAAACTAGAGTGGATCCCTATGAAACAAGTTCGTGGGCAAATTGTAGAAATTCCATCCTCCATGTTTCAGAATCAAATTTCTATTTTATATGGTGATTATATAACTGCAGAGATTGGCGGTAAACGAGTGCTTGGTGCAAGTTTTGATGAGTTCCATTTGGAAGAGGAAACAAGGCCCAAGGAAACGTTCGATTTATGGAATGGGTTACAATCAAAACTTCCGAACTTACTTAAAAATTGGGAAAAAATCGATATCCAAAACTTTGATACTCGTGTCAGTTTCAGAACCCAGTCCCAAGATAGACATCCAATTGTCGGTAAACTTCCAAATTTATCACGTTTAGACACATCCATAAAATACCAAAATTTATTCCGAAAAAACGCCAAAACCTTTGAAATTCCTTATTATGAAACGGTAGGGATTCTGAATGGCCTCGGATCTCGCGGGTTAACACATGCACTACTCGCAGCAGAAATCTTAGTTTGTGATATTCTATCTCAAAGTATCAATATTTCTGAAACGATCAGGAAGGCTTTGAAACCAGACCGTTTTTTACTTCGTAAGTGGAAACGAGATGAGCTAACATAGACTCAAAAACAGATTGTTCCTTTATCACCACATCAACTCTGATGACTAATAGTTGTATTTTTTTCCGTTTTAATGCTTCGATAAATTTGTTTTGAGTTCTTACCTTTACCCAATCTTTTTCCGTTGTCACAAAAATTGTTTTTTCATCTTTACCATCCAGTAAAGAGAGCAAAACCTTTTCTTCAAATTCATAATGGTCAGGGAAAAATGAATGTTGGATTTGATTTGTATTCAAAGTAGAGATCGTTGTTTCCAAAACATGATGTGGATTCCCAACACCTGTAAACAAAAAATAACGATCGCTAGTTGATGCATCTTGCATTTGCGTATTATTGTGAATCAATGTTTGTTCAAATGTATCTAAATGAATTTGATAGACTTCCGCTTGGAAAGATGAACCAAAAGTAGGCAATTGAATTCCCAATTGTTTGAGTGTTTCTTTGCCTTTCTCGAATTCTTTTACATTAGATTCCGTGATTTTTGTGAATACAATGACGTTTGCTCGTTTTAAATGCGAAATAGGTTCTCGTAAATACCCAAGTGGGATCGTAAAACCATTCCCAAATGGAGCATTATTGTCGAGTAATACAATATCAAAATCTCTATAAATTTGGTTGTGTTGGAATCCATCGTCCAAAATCACAATGTGTTTTTTGGACTGAATTTGATTGTGATTGGAAAAACTAACAATTCGATTCTGCCCAATTATCACTTGAACACTAGGAAAACGTTCTTTGTGTTCGCTTGGTTCATCTCCATATAGATTTGGAGAATTTCCATTTGGAAGGATTGCACCTCGTTTTGACAATTTTGCTTTGTATCCACGTGATAGGATCGTTATCGCATATTCTTTGTTAGTTTTTTGAAAGTATTGGACTAAATATTGAACAAATGGAGTTTTCCCAGTACCACCAACTGTGATGTTCCCCACACTGATCACGAGGGCATTTGGTAATACGGTAGTATTTTTTCTCCCTTGAGACAACCAAAAGAGAAACTGATACAACCATGTAAGAGGTAAAAATAATGTGAAAAAAACTTTCATTTCGTTTCGCAAATGGAAACTACTACTCTTAACTATGTCTTTTTTCTAATTCTTTTGCGATTGTCGATAAGCTGATGCCTTTTTCTACCATCAAAACTTCTAAATGGAAAACCAAATCTGCAATTTCATGAATGAGTTCTTTTTCGTTTGGATTTTTTGCGGCAATGATGACTTCACCCGCTTCTTCACCTATTTTTTTAAGGATACGATCAACACCGTCGCGAAATAATTCAGCTGTGTAAGATTTTTCAGGTAATTCTTCTTTTCGTTTGCGGAGTAAATCTTCCAATTTTAATAAAAATTCCATTTCGTTTGCCTTCTAACTACCATGGAAACAGCCTATTCTATTTCGAAAAAGCGAAAATTGGTTGTTGGTAATCTATGAAATTAGCTAGAATGAGAAAGGATGTTACGATTTACCACTCTAGTTTTTTCCTTCATTTTTAGCTCGAGTTTATCTGCTGAGTCAAGTTGGGGTAATTCCATTCAAAAGGGATTTGAAACCGCCAAACAGGAAAATAAATTCATCATCGTAGATGTATTTGCAGATTGGTGTACGTATTG
The sequence above is a segment of the Leptospira levettii genome. Coding sequences within it:
- the whiG gene encoding RNA polymerase sigma factor WhiG — its product is MSRLLDKYNQFDETDLWKQYRVKKDAEIRSYLVEKYSPLVKHVAGRIAIGMPQNVEFEDLVSYGVFGLLDAIEKFDPSREIKFKTYAMTRIRGSIFDELRSVDWIPRSIRQKAKQLENIIAMLENKEGKKVDDEEIAKELGVSMEEYNSLLAKLSGTSLVSLNDIWFLGDENDEVSFMETLESPMNMNPDNIIEKEEIKNVIVEAIQSLPEKEKKVIVLYYYEDLTLKEIGEVLEVTESRISQLHTKAVARLRSKLSKVKSAIQKR
- a CDS encoding MinD/ParA family protein is translated as MDQAANLRKLTETGTGLKLVQPQDAAKKTKIIAVASGKGGVGKSTVSVNLAISIAKTGLKVLIFDGDLGLANVNVLLGIIPKYNLYHVVKGHKSLKDIVISTPEGVDIIAGASGYSQLANLNETQRNNLIKGFAELDRYDVMIIDTGAGISANVIGLVMPADEVVVVTTPEPTSITDSYGLIKSIVSQSKDKNLKIIVNRVRSAIEGKKVADRVIDISGQFLEVQVENLGFIFQDEEVEKSIREQKPFIIGAPRSKAAACLTRVTHTLLQTEGGYDDEEGLTGFFKKFFSFVDFKEKEMESRMEEDN
- the flhF gene encoding flagellar biosynthesis protein FlhF — its product is MDFVKIRGKDLQDCIMQMKMKYGPEAHLYDQRVITEGGLFGTGLMAQRMYEIDVGVPEKQNSKERIERKLKDLKELIKQKQRTESLPESGLVGVGVGSSSSQNTNLTYNSRKKNIESVRPFSERKRRQSQTIYEIESYEERPVGLSLAEAKESFLEPKTETVPQTKERHPHIQKLVDRLLREGFSQSYLEEMAVTLTSRLSAVDLSRYANVTDKAVTYLEERIQVDSDLFSGTPRGKRKVVFFVGPTGSGKTTSIAKLAAKYSLHMGKKVSLYTTDNYRIAAIDQLKFYADAMGLPFYAAKDLRKWKEAILRDGSELILVDTAGYSHRKSENLEKLQEFYQVFGEKDHIETILVLSSTVSKDNALAVTNAYESVGYKRILLTKLDEAEFLGSVVELADTIHREFAFLSVGQDVPFDILNATKKILAECVIFPEKLKGIAGEVFEKTV
- the mnmD gene encoding tRNA (5-methylaminomethyl-2-thiouridine)(34)-methyltransferase MnmD; the protein is MDPNKEKVGIEMKDGVPVSLSFDDVYFSKEGGWEESRYVFVEGNQIPSRLSANETEVVSIGELGFGTGLNLFVTLDLWLGAENPTSLEYFSLEGFPLPKETLLALNFSFPNKPLWTETLLKSYEEQFQKWEMNPSEKEWKTDFLHPKAKAMFHVHLYFGDVSECLNEFPTIDFWYLDGFSPSKNPKMWSEDTLSKLRSHSKTGTRFATFTAAGFIRRNLEGLGFMVQKQKGFGKKREMLTGILR
- the mnmC gene encoding FAD-dependent 5-carboxymethylaminomethyl-2-thiouridine(34) oxidoreductase MnmC, with translation MNPSQSKTALVVGAGIAGASVCYALSKQNIKTILLEQESSAAKKASGNPIGVVYPFLTKHKTPESEFSLLAFQYFLELWESLELGQRVPHVDGIHFLLDSNSAYDRYSHSLLSHCIPETLACLSKEPNSNLDALLFPKGKAVSPVLLTKELIRIANPLESYHTKLLSWEMSDASGNLICHTEKEILNVDYLFLTQGYQFFTDPKLEWIPMKQVRGQIVEIPSSMFQNQISILYGDYITAEIGGKRVLGASFDEFHLEEETRPKETFDLWNGLQSKLPNLLKNWEKIDIQNFDTRVSFRTQSQDRHPIVGKLPNLSRLDTSIKYQNLFRKNAKTFEIPYYETVGILNGLGSRGLTHALLAAEILVCDILSQSINISETIRKALKPDRFLLRKWKRDELT
- the lpxK gene encoding tetraacyldisaccharide 4'-kinase; this translates as MKVFFTLFLPLTWLYQFLFWLSQGRKNTTVLPNALVISVGNITVGGTGKTPFVQYLVQYFQKTNKEYAITILSRGYKAKLSKRGAILPNGNSPNLYGDEPSEHKERFPSVQVIIGQNRIVSFSNHNQIQSKKHIVILDDGFQHNQIYRDFDIVLLDNNAPFGNGFTIPLGYLREPISHLKRANVIVFTKITESNVKEFEKGKETLKQLGIQLPTFGSSFQAEVYQIHLDTFEQTLIHNNTQMQDASTSDRYFLFTGVGNPHHVLETTISTLNTNQIQHSFFPDHYEFEEKVLLSLLDGKDEKTIFVTTEKDWVKVRTQNKFIEALKRKKIQLLVIRVDVVIKEQSVFESMLAHLVSTYEVKNGLVSKPS
- the hisE gene encoding phosphoribosyl-ATP diphosphatase, translated to MEFLLKLEDLLRKRKEELPEKSYTAELFRDGVDRILKKIGEEAGEVIIAAKNPNEKELIHEIADLVFHLEVLMVEKGISLSTIAKELEKRHS